In the genome of Hymenobacter cellulosivorans, one region contains:
- a CDS encoding tetratricopeptide repeat protein: MQKIILLTLGLCLSGVAAQAQVDTVRASTLPPAQQAEKLYNSGVAKYNGKNYRAAIQDFDRALTLRPDFAKAYYNRATTRYELKEYQQAVQDYDQAIKLEATGFSNYFGRAQAQEALGKPTEAEQDYGKATEIKPDYAPSWYYRGALRFEKGDFKAAKEDFDQAIKADPNYAYAYHDRASTQRKLNNFDAAIQDYTKVLSLQPDFLPALLNRAGTKRRANDLKGALADYNAYLSKKQDNATAFTNRGSTRYDAGDYKGAAEDFSKAIELDASYAFAWNNRAAARLKLEDYKSAAADAAKAIALNAQYAEAYMNRGHAREMLRDASGACQDWQKAAELGLETGTSYAANSGCGAE; this comes from the coding sequence ATGCAGAAGATCATACTCCTTACCCTGGGTTTGTGCTTGTCGGGAGTGGCCGCTCAGGCTCAGGTAGATACCGTGCGGGCATCGACCCTGCCCCCGGCCCAGCAGGCGGAAAAGCTCTACAACAGTGGCGTAGCCAAATACAACGGTAAGAACTACCGGGCCGCCATTCAAGACTTTGACCGCGCCCTTACGCTCCGCCCCGATTTTGCCAAGGCCTACTACAACCGGGCCACCACCCGCTACGAGCTGAAGGAATATCAGCAGGCCGTGCAGGACTACGACCAGGCCATTAAGCTCGAAGCCACCGGCTTCAGCAACTATTTTGGTCGGGCCCAGGCCCAGGAGGCGCTGGGTAAGCCCACCGAAGCCGAGCAGGACTACGGCAAAGCCACCGAAATCAAGCCCGACTACGCGCCCTCATGGTACTACCGCGGGGCGTTGCGCTTCGAGAAAGGCGACTTCAAGGCTGCTAAAGAAGATTTCGACCAGGCCATCAAGGCCGATCCGAATTACGCTTATGCCTACCACGACCGGGCCAGCACCCAGCGCAAACTCAACAACTTCGACGCGGCCATCCAGGACTACACCAAAGTGCTGAGTTTGCAGCCCGACTTCCTGCCGGCTTTGCTCAACCGGGCTGGCACCAAGCGCCGCGCCAACGACCTGAAAGGTGCCCTAGCCGACTACAACGCCTACCTGAGCAAAAAGCAGGACAACGCCACGGCCTTCACTAACCGCGGCAGCACCCGCTACGACGCCGGCGACTACAAAGGAGCCGCCGAAGACTTCAGCAAGGCCATTGAACTGGATGCCAGTTACGCCTTTGCCTGGAACAACCGCGCAGCGGCCCGCCTCAAGCTGGAAGACTACAAAAGTGCCGCCGCTGATGCCGCCAAGGCCATTGCTCTGAACGCTCAGTATGCCGAGGCCTATATGAACCGAGGCCATGCCCGCGAAATGCTGCGCGACGCCTCGGGTGCCTGCCAGGACTGGCAGAAAGCCGCCGAGCTGGGCCTGGAAACCGGAACCAGCTACGCCGCCAACTCGGGCTGCGGGGCCGAATAG
- a CDS encoding LytR/AlgR family response regulator transcription factor, giving the protein MPTPSSPLRCLVVDDDPLSVQIVINCINNTPFLTAIGTYDSAMAAAEVLRTEPVDLLFLDVEMPLMSGIDLLNTLQNPPLVILITSSKHYAVEAFEHDVVDYLVKPISYGRFLKAAQKALELSEASLTATPSGTLAPSTDPDFTFVKVDTKLVKVLFDDVSYVEALGDYVHIVMPHSKLIVYSTMKAVEEKFPSSIFVRAHRSFIVNLKRVQAIEDNTITIENKQIPIGQTYLREVLQRLNKF; this is encoded by the coding sequence ATGCCAACACCCTCCTCCCCCCTACGTTGCCTTGTTGTAGATGACGATCCGCTATCCGTTCAAATCGTTATTAACTGTATCAACAACACGCCCTTTCTAACGGCCATCGGGACCTACGACAGCGCCATGGCGGCCGCGGAGGTGCTGCGCACTGAGCCCGTCGACCTGCTTTTCCTGGATGTAGAAATGCCGCTGATGTCGGGCATCGACCTGCTCAACACGCTTCAGAACCCGCCCCTGGTCATTCTCATTACCAGCAGCAAGCACTACGCCGTAGAAGCCTTCGAGCACGATGTAGTCGACTATCTGGTGAAACCTATCAGCTACGGACGATTCCTGAAAGCAGCTCAAAAGGCTCTGGAACTCTCCGAAGCCAGCCTTACGGCCACGCCAAGCGGCACTCTGGCTCCCAGCACCGACCCGGACTTCACCTTTGTCAAAGTTGATACGAAGCTGGTCAAGGTGCTTTTCGACGACGTGAGCTACGTCGAGGCTCTGGGCGACTACGTCCATATCGTCATGCCGCACAGCAAGCTAATCGTGTACAGCACGATGAAAGCCGTAGAAGAAAAATTTCCTTCTTCTATTTTCGTTCGGGCCCACCGTTCCTTCATTGTCAACCTAAAGCGCGTTCAGGCTATTGAGGACAACACAATTACCATCGAGAATAAGCAAATTCCCATTGGGCAAACCTACTTGCGTGAAGTGCTCCAACGGCTCAATAAGTTTTAG
- a CDS encoding OmpA family protein gives MSKILLIALVLLAQVAAAQNVEFDKDNFKSNKDGLKEAQKEIKTGDEWYDMDPPRYELALPHYLEAQKFNPNNARLNLRIGDCYLHSGYKPRALPYIQKAFELNKDIDPSIHYMLGRSLHLNAKWTEAIAEYKAAQPAATGKNSAAILATISKKIQECENGRKLEQKPSRVFIDNAGPSVNSPYADYGPVISADESVILFTSRRDNSTGKERDPETGGFFEDIYQSTRTGSGWSPARNLGKPVNNEGHDATVGLSPDGQRMLVYLEDNGGDLHESELKGAAWRKPEKMGARINSRAHESSAAYTPDGRNLYFVSDKPGGLGNRDIYKIEIEGRGQAVNLGSTINTPYGEEGVFLHPDGKTMYFSSEGHNSMGGYDIFKSVFENGKWSQPENLGWPINTPDDDVFFVISASGRHGYYSSFRDDGLGSKDIYQITFLGAEKPPVLSQEDQLLASRAQPVKEASLAPPVPIATAQVTILKGVVTDEATKQPLEATIDVVDNSRNELIASFRANAQSGRYLVSLPSGVNYGIVVRQEGYLFHSENFDLPAGAAYSEVVKDIALKKLDVGVKVVLNNIFFDFDKATLRKESTAELERLQKLLTETPALRLEISGHTDNVGKAEYNKDLSQRRAKSVVDYLVGKGVDKGRLTFAGYGDTQPVAPNTTKGGRQLNRRTEFKVTGK, from the coding sequence ATGTCTAAAATTCTGTTGATAGCGCTGGTGCTGCTGGCGCAGGTAGCCGCCGCCCAAAACGTTGAGTTTGACAAAGACAATTTCAAATCCAACAAGGACGGCCTCAAGGAAGCCCAGAAGGAAATCAAAACCGGCGACGAGTGGTACGACATGGACCCGCCCCGCTATGAGCTGGCCCTGCCCCACTACCTCGAAGCCCAGAAGTTTAATCCCAACAACGCCCGCCTCAACCTGCGCATCGGCGACTGTTACCTGCACTCGGGCTACAAGCCCCGGGCCCTGCCCTACATTCAAAAAGCCTTCGAGCTCAACAAGGATATTGACCCCAGCATTCATTATATGCTGGGCCGCAGCCTCCACCTGAACGCGAAGTGGACCGAAGCCATTGCCGAGTATAAAGCGGCCCAGCCCGCCGCTACCGGTAAGAATTCGGCCGCTATTCTGGCCACCATTAGCAAGAAGATTCAGGAGTGCGAGAATGGCCGCAAGCTGGAGCAGAAGCCTTCCCGCGTCTTTATCGACAATGCCGGCCCCTCCGTCAACTCGCCCTACGCCGACTATGGCCCCGTGATTTCGGCCGATGAGTCGGTTATCCTCTTCACCTCCCGCCGCGACAACTCGACGGGCAAGGAGCGCGACCCGGAAACCGGCGGCTTCTTCGAGGACATTTACCAAAGTACCCGTACGGGCTCAGGCTGGTCACCAGCCCGCAACCTGGGCAAGCCCGTCAACAACGAAGGCCACGACGCCACCGTGGGCCTATCTCCCGATGGGCAACGCATGCTGGTATATCTGGAAGACAACGGCGGCGACCTGCACGAGTCGGAGCTGAAAGGCGCAGCTTGGCGCAAGCCTGAGAAAATGGGTGCCCGCATCAACAGCCGCGCCCACGAGTCGTCGGCGGCCTACACGCCCGACGGCCGCAACCTCTATTTTGTGAGTGATAAACCCGGCGGCCTGGGCAACCGGGACATCTACAAAATCGAAATCGAGGGCCGCGGCCAAGCCGTTAACCTGGGCTCGACCATCAACACACCCTACGGGGAGGAAGGCGTATTCCTGCACCCCGATGGCAAAACCATGTACTTCAGCTCGGAAGGTCACAACTCGATGGGCGGCTACGACATCTTCAAGTCGGTGTTCGAGAATGGCAAGTGGAGTCAGCCCGAAAACCTGGGCTGGCCCATCAACACGCCCGATGATGACGTATTCTTCGTGATTTCGGCCTCGGGCCGCCATGGTTACTACTCATCTTTCCGCGACGACGGCCTGGGCAGCAAAGACATCTACCAGATTACCTTCTTAGGTGCCGAAAAGCCGCCGGTGTTGTCGCAGGAAGACCAGCTGCTGGCCTCCCGGGCTCAGCCAGTGAAGGAAGCTTCCCTGGCGCCGCCCGTACCCATTGCCACGGCCCAGGTAACCATCCTCAAAGGCGTCGTAACGGATGAAGCCACCAAGCAGCCTCTGGAAGCCACCATCGACGTGGTCGACAACTCCCGCAACGAGCTGATTGCTTCATTCCGGGCCAACGCGCAGTCGGGCCGCTACCTGGTTTCGCTGCCCTCAGGTGTCAACTACGGCATTGTGGTGCGCCAGGAAGGGTACCTGTTTCACTCCGAGAACTTTGACCTTCCTGCCGGAGCCGCCTACTCAGAAGTAGTAAAGGACATTGCCCTCAAGAAGCTGGATGTGGGCGTGAAAGTGGTGCTCAACAACATCTTCTTCGACTTCGACAAGGCCACGTTGCGTAAGGAAAGCACCGCCGAATTGGAGCGTTTGCAGAAGCTGCTGACCGAAACTCCGGCCCTGCGCCTGGAAATTTCGGGTCATACCGACAACGTGGGCAAGGCCGAATACAACAAAGACCTTTCCCAGCGCCGCGCCAAATCCGTAGTAGACTACCTGGTAGGCAAAGGCGTGGACAAGGGCCGCCTCACCTTTGCCGGCTACGGCGACACTCAGCCCGTAGCGCCCAACACCACCAAAGGTGGGCGTCAGCTCAACCGCCGCACCGAGTTTAAGGTAACTGGTAAGTAA
- a CDS encoding response regulator gives MPASPILLPFDPGLRVLVADDNELNQLVVCRALEEWNVVATMVENGRQAVEAASSQPFDAVLMDIQMPEMDGYEATRRLRRLRHLQELPIIGLTASASPADQARALAAGMNETLAKPFEPTLLHASLLRHTGRARPLARLQPATPDPTDIGTIRPGWHLLEELAAGNESFIAQIITTFLQQTPPLYQQLASTAAQPDQQHLARLAHKLKGQIVYFGVPAIEQHLEKLERPLTPADAAEAPHLIAMVGHQLTALYPHLELRLRNHSGR, from the coding sequence ATGCCTGCCTCTCCCATTCTGCTGCCCTTCGACCCTGGTCTGCGCGTGCTCGTCGCCGACGATAATGAGCTCAACCAGCTCGTAGTATGTCGGGCCCTGGAAGAATGGAACGTTGTAGCTACGATGGTCGAGAACGGGCGGCAGGCCGTGGAAGCTGCTAGTTCCCAGCCCTTCGACGCGGTGCTTATGGACATTCAAATGCCGGAAATGGATGGTTACGAAGCCACACGGCGGCTACGGCGGCTGCGGCATTTGCAGGAGCTTCCTATCATTGGCCTCACCGCATCTGCTTCCCCCGCCGATCAGGCTCGGGCCCTGGCCGCGGGCATGAACGAAACCCTCGCCAAGCCCTTCGAGCCTACGCTGCTGCATGCCAGTTTACTACGGCACACGGGTCGGGCCCGCCCCCTGGCCCGGCTCCAGCCCGCCACACCTGACCCCACCGATATTGGCACGATTCGACCCGGGTGGCATTTGCTGGAAGAGCTGGCCGCTGGCAACGAATCCTTTATTGCTCAGATTATAACCACCTTTCTGCAACAAACTCCCCCGCTCTACCAGCAGTTGGCCAGCACCGCCGCTCAGCCCGACCAGCAGCATCTGGCCCGGCTGGCCCACAAGCTGAAGGGTCAAATCGTGTATTTCGGCGTTCCGGCCATTGAACAGCATTTGGAGAAGCTCGAACGGCCACTTACGCCCGCCGACGCCGCTGAAGCCCCACACCTGATTGCCATGGTCGGCCACCAACTGACTGCCCTGTATCCGCACCTTGAGCTTCGGCTGCGGAATCACTCTGGCCGGTAA
- a CDS encoding peptidylprolyl isomerase, protein MKSLSRATALCWLLICLLAPALYAAKAPKKSKKDQVVTISTPQGDIRLILFDETPLHKQNFLKLAQGGFYNGTTFHRIIQNFMVQGGDGNSKDADPNNDGMGPNNDVTIPAEIRPEFSHKFGAVAAARQGDMVNPTKASSSSQFYIVQNHNGTPHLNGGYTVFGQVISGLDVVDKIAAQPKDMRDRPTTDIKMTVKVEKLKKKKITELYGYKYE, encoded by the coding sequence ATGAAGTCCCTTTCCCGCGCTACGGCGCTCTGCTGGCTGCTAATTTGCTTGCTGGCTCCCGCTCTATACGCTGCCAAAGCTCCCAAAAAAAGTAAAAAGGATCAGGTCGTGACCATCAGCACGCCCCAGGGTGATATCCGGCTGATTTTGTTTGATGAGACGCCCCTGCACAAGCAAAACTTCCTGAAGCTGGCCCAAGGCGGCTTTTACAATGGTACCACCTTCCACCGCATCATCCAGAATTTCATGGTGCAGGGCGGCGACGGTAACTCCAAGGACGCCGACCCCAACAACGACGGGATGGGCCCCAACAATGATGTGACCATCCCGGCCGAAATCCGCCCCGAGTTTTCGCACAAGTTCGGGGCCGTAGCCGCCGCCCGGCAGGGCGACATGGTGAATCCGACCAAAGCCAGCAGCAGCTCCCAGTTTTACATCGTGCAGAATCATAACGGCACGCCCCACCTCAATGGCGGCTACACCGTGTTCGGGCAGGTTATCAGCGGCCTCGACGTGGTGGACAAAATTGCGGCCCAGCCCAAGGATATGCGCGACCGGCCCACAACCGACATTAAAATGACGGTGAAAGTGGAAAAGCTGAAAAAGAAGAAGATCACCGAGCTCTACGGCTACAAATACGAATAG
- a CDS encoding ABC transporter permease, with the protein MGRFLFFRLVRTLPAAWGILSVIFLLSRLLASNQLRLPELQTSLSGHTATAAQLRAAEFRLQQRLGLDLPLFYLTPTPESDQLLTARWQWNGLHNQYHVWLCRLLQGDLGQSFRDAQPVASLLGRALVSTLGLTIGAFLLTIGTAYGLTVGLSRAHQWRSAVLAGLHLLQGLPLFVVAVLLLLLFANPDTLDWFPAYGLARLQDTESWATQLVMHTYYLALPWLSLVLVSLPALVVHLDTSLQHELRQYYIMTARAKGLANGHVFRRHALRNALLPAITQLTDLLPALVAGAVVVELIFALPGMGRTLAEAAAARDFPVLLGGILLVALVRLLSQILADWLYYLADPRIRLEA; encoded by the coding sequence ATGGGGCGTTTTTTGTTTTTCCGCCTCGTCCGCACCCTGCCCGCCGCCTGGGGAATTCTTTCCGTTATCTTTTTACTAAGCCGGCTGTTGGCCAGCAACCAGTTACGCCTACCTGAACTACAAACCAGCCTGAGTGGGCACACCGCTACGGCGGCTCAGCTTAGGGCAGCAGAGTTTCGTTTGCAGCAACGCTTGGGACTGGATTTACCCCTATTTTACCTTACTCCTACTCCGGAATCAGACCAGCTACTGACAGCTCGCTGGCAGTGGAACGGCTTGCACAACCAGTACCATGTTTGGCTGTGCAGGCTGCTACAAGGAGACCTTGGGCAGTCTTTTCGGGACGCCCAGCCCGTAGCTAGCCTGTTGGGCCGGGCGCTGGTTTCTACACTGGGCCTGACGATTGGCGCATTTTTACTCACGATTGGTACCGCCTATGGCTTGACCGTAGGCTTGAGCCGAGCTCACCAGTGGCGCTCGGCTGTGTTGGCAGGCTTGCATCTGCTACAGGGCCTGCCGCTGTTTGTGGTAGCAGTGCTGCTATTGCTGCTGTTTGCTAACCCCGATACGCTGGACTGGTTTCCTGCCTACGGACTGGCCCGGCTGCAAGACACCGAGAGCTGGGCAACTCAACTAGTAATGCATACCTATTATCTGGCGCTGCCTTGGCTGAGCTTAGTTTTAGTCAGTTTGCCGGCGTTGGTAGTGCACCTCGATACTTCCCTGCAGCACGAGCTACGGCAGTACTACATCATGACGGCCCGGGCCAAGGGACTGGCGAATGGACACGTTTTTCGCCGGCATGCGCTACGCAATGCATTGCTGCCAGCCATCACGCAGCTGACGGACCTTTTGCCAGCATTGGTAGCCGGGGCGGTAGTCGTGGAGCTAATCTTTGCCCTGCCCGGCATGGGTCGCACCCTGGCCGAAGCTGCCGCCGCCCGCGACTTTCCCGTCCTGCTAGGTGGCATCCTACTGGTAGCGCTAGTCCGTCTGCTTAGTCAGATTTTGGCGGATTGGTTGTATTACCTAGCTGATCCACGAATTCGGCTGGAGGCGTGA
- a CDS encoding SDR family oxidoreductase, which translates to MTKRILVTGSNGLLGQKLVELLRQQQPGVELIASSRGTNKLADLYPDLRFVVLDVTDRAQVQQVLQAERPTHLIHTAAMTNVDECELNRESCWLQNVTAVEYLIEACQQFDIHLTYVSTDFIFSGEQGPLTEEAAPGPVNFYGESKLAAEQAVQASSARWAIVRTVLVYGTAHEYGRTNIVLWVRNSLRAGKPIKVVDDQLRTPTLAEDLAQGCWLVAQHDAAGVYNISSSELLTPYQMALQVADYFHLDKSLITRVDASTFSQPAKRPLRTGFIITKAQRDLGYVPHTFQEGIALLARQTAD; encoded by the coding sequence ATGACCAAACGCATTTTGGTAACCGGCTCGAATGGCCTGCTGGGACAGAAGCTGGTGGAGCTCCTGCGTCAGCAGCAGCCTGGGGTAGAGCTTATTGCCTCCTCGCGCGGCACGAATAAGCTGGCCGACCTCTATCCCGACCTGCGCTTCGTCGTACTTGATGTGACGGACCGCGCCCAGGTACAGCAGGTGCTGCAGGCCGAACGGCCCACCCACCTGATTCATACCGCCGCTATGACCAACGTGGACGAGTGTGAGCTAAATCGGGAGTCGTGCTGGCTACAAAATGTGACGGCCGTAGAGTACCTCATCGAAGCCTGCCAGCAGTTCGACATTCACCTCACCTACGTCAGCACCGATTTTATCTTTAGCGGCGAGCAGGGCCCGCTTACGGAAGAAGCTGCGCCCGGTCCGGTCAATTTTTACGGGGAAAGCAAGCTGGCTGCTGAACAGGCCGTACAGGCCAGTTCGGCCCGGTGGGCCATTGTGCGTACGGTGCTGGTGTATGGCACTGCCCACGAGTATGGGCGAACCAACATCGTACTCTGGGTGCGCAACTCCCTGCGGGCCGGCAAGCCAATTAAGGTAGTCGATGACCAGCTTCGTACCCCCACACTGGCCGAGGACCTGGCCCAGGGCTGCTGGCTCGTGGCCCAGCACGATGCCGCAGGCGTGTATAACATCAGCAGTAGCGAGCTGCTCACGCCTTACCAAATGGCCCTACAGGTCGCCGATTATTTCCATCTTGATAAAAGCCTGATTACCAGGGTCGACGCCAGTACATTTTCCCAGCCGGCCAAGCGCCCTCTCCGCACGGGTTTTATCATCACCAAAGCTCAGCGTGACCTGGGCTACGTGCCCCATACCTTCCAGGAAGGTATTGCGCTGCTGGCCCGGCAAACCGCCGATTAA
- a CDS encoding DUF2238 domain-containing protein encodes MSAPRSATPPPHWFPKLLLLAYLILFVVLAINPAERGTWVAENLPIVAITAALAVLYVRGIRFSNLAYLLMSVLLFMHTIGGHYTFEKVPFDWFNNLFGFKRNMYDRVAHVSVGFYAFAILELIDRYQVIRNRAVAYLFPLCVIGTVAMTYELIEWVYAETAGGDAGAAFLGSQGDIWDAQKDMLADTSGAIFALVLYWLRDRFAGHPGPAPLASAEAA; translated from the coding sequence ATGTCTGCTCCTCGTTCGGCCACACCGCCTCCACACTGGTTTCCCAAGTTGCTGCTCTTGGCTTATCTAATCCTGTTTGTGGTGCTGGCCATCAATCCGGCCGAGCGCGGCACCTGGGTAGCCGAAAACCTGCCCATCGTAGCCATTACTGCGGCCCTGGCAGTGCTGTACGTGCGCGGCATCCGGTTCTCCAACTTGGCATACCTTCTTATGAGCGTGCTGCTGTTTATGCACACCATCGGGGGCCACTATACGTTCGAGAAAGTGCCCTTCGATTGGTTCAACAACTTGTTTGGCTTCAAGCGCAACATGTACGACCGGGTAGCCCACGTCAGCGTCGGCTTTTACGCCTTTGCCATTCTGGAGCTCATCGACCGGTACCAGGTTATCCGCAACCGGGCCGTGGCCTACCTGTTCCCGCTCTGCGTGATTGGTACCGTGGCCATGACCTACGAACTCATTGAGTGGGTGTACGCCGAAACGGCTGGGGGCGACGCCGGCGCGGCTTTCCTGGGCAGCCAGGGCGACATCTGGGACGCGCAGAAAGATATGCTGGCCGATACCAGCGGGGCTATTTTTGCTTTGGTCTTGTACTGGTTGCGCGACAGATTTGCCGGCCACCCAGGCCCGGCGCCACTCGCCTCGGCAGAAGCAGCATAA
- a CDS encoding ABC transporter permease: MQLPLDAVVLLLIALLTSVPRLVLVLAIAAVRSSSVWSLLAILSLTYWPVSAQLVRAEMLRVRQLSFIEAARALGIPHWQVIGRHALPVLGKTIAALLPLSVATLIGVETTLSFLGVGLPPEIASWGRLLATARQDFTAWWLIVFPASTILLTILALRRLIFLRSKSRFNAN, from the coding sequence TTGCAGCTTCCTCTGGACGCAGTCGTTTTACTGCTGATTGCGCTGCTCACTTCGGTGCCGCGACTGGTTCTGGTACTGGCCATTGCTGCCGTACGGTCGTCTTCCGTATGGTCGCTGCTGGCTATTCTGTCGCTCACGTACTGGCCAGTTTCGGCCCAACTCGTGCGGGCCGAGATGCTGCGCGTTCGGCAATTGTCCTTTATTGAAGCGGCCCGGGCGCTGGGAATACCGCACTGGCAGGTTATCGGCCGGCACGCCTTACCCGTACTCGGCAAAACCATTGCTGCGCTCCTGCCACTTAGCGTAGCCACTCTCATCGGCGTTGAAACCACTTTGTCCTTTCTAGGGGTAGGCCTGCCCCCGGAAATAGCTAGTTGGGGCCGGTTGCTCGCCACGGCCCGGCAGGATTTCACTGCTTGGTGGCTTATCGTATTTCCCGCCTCTACTATTTTACTGACCATCCTAGCCCTACGCAGGCTTATTTTTCTTCGGTCCAAAAGCCGATTCAACGCTAATTAA
- a CDS encoding ABC transporter substrate-binding protein, which produces MKHLLFGFLVVVSGAFSACSTHQEDSTPAVRIRWERDPENLDPLVLPNENSLEAANMLYSSLLVVDPSRQQFTPCLAEALPKVEHQDSLTLLTYRIRPEAVWDNGQPVLARDVAFTLKVMNCPGLPIESNQAQWGFIRDIRIDPADPRRFTLICAGHSPEYQWSSGDYIILPEYPLDPQGQLRPVSLAALRADTAADQHNPVVGAFVRRYKQAQLDHHPERLPGSGAYTLAQWEPGRFLTFKRKTRWWADTLHSDLLPLQAHPTQLDYQIIPDEATALLALRRGDIDVFPMMPAKEFQRLQQAPDNKANLQFLTADSYKMITACFNTRQPLLQDRFTRQALTHLFDIPALIKATQLGMAYPSVGLINPQMKGIYNDSLSLPTFSPQTAALLLRKAGWQRQPTGDWTRPGPNGTPQRLALTLSYRTGDPAFETIALQLRAAAAKVGIPIQSQPLEASLFWDKLRSGSVDLYLFTITGNPFVYNFAPILHSKSIGAGNYTGFGTAASDQLIEDIAGEADEARQALLLRRFQRLLHEEKPLTVLFFLRSRLAASQRLTNLQVTGLRPGYTATAIKVAPGGAK; this is translated from the coding sequence ATGAAGCATCTTTTGTTTGGTTTTCTGGTCGTGGTGAGCGGCGCTTTTAGCGCCTGCTCTACCCACCAGGAAGATTCCACTCCTGCGGTACGAATCCGTTGGGAGCGGGACCCGGAAAACCTCGACCCACTTGTTCTTCCCAATGAGAATTCCCTGGAGGCAGCAAACATGCTGTATTCCAGTCTACTGGTAGTAGACCCAAGCCGCCAGCAATTCACTCCTTGTCTGGCTGAGGCGCTCCCCAAGGTTGAGCACCAAGACTCCCTAACGCTACTTACTTACCGCATTCGTCCCGAGGCGGTATGGGATAATGGACAGCCCGTTTTAGCCCGGGATGTAGCGTTTACGCTCAAAGTAATGAACTGCCCGGGTTTGCCGATTGAATCCAATCAGGCGCAATGGGGGTTCATCCGCGACATTCGAATCGACCCTGCTGATCCCCGTCGGTTTACCCTTATTTGTGCGGGCCATTCGCCCGAGTACCAGTGGTCTTCCGGCGACTACATCATTCTGCCGGAATATCCTCTGGACCCTCAGGGCCAGCTTCGCCCCGTTTCATTGGCTGCCCTGCGCGCCGATACGGCGGCCGATCAGCACAATCCCGTTGTAGGAGCCTTTGTACGCCGTTATAAGCAAGCCCAGCTAGACCACCATCCGGAACGGCTGCCAGGCAGCGGAGCCTACACCCTGGCGCAGTGGGAACCTGGCCGCTTTCTAACGTTTAAGCGCAAAACCCGGTGGTGGGCTGATACCCTTCACTCCGATTTATTGCCTTTACAGGCACATCCAACCCAGCTCGACTACCAGATTATCCCTGATGAAGCAACGGCTTTGCTGGCCTTGCGCCGCGGGGATATAGACGTGTTTCCGATGATGCCAGCCAAGGAGTTTCAGCGGCTACAGCAGGCTCCCGATAATAAGGCCAACCTACAGTTTCTGACGGCCGACTCGTATAAGATGATAACCGCCTGCTTCAATACGCGGCAGCCATTGCTACAAGACCGGTTTACCCGTCAGGCCCTGACTCATTTATTCGATATTCCAGCTCTAATTAAAGCTACTCAATTGGGAATGGCTTATCCCAGCGTTGGGCTGATAAATCCCCAGATGAAAGGAATTTATAATGACAGCCTATCCCTGCCTACCTTTTCACCCCAGACTGCTGCTCTGCTGCTACGTAAAGCGGGCTGGCAACGCCAGCCAACGGGTGACTGGACGCGGCCAGGACCAAATGGCACACCCCAACGGCTGGCTCTCACGCTGAGCTACCGCACTGGCGACCCTGCTTTCGAAACCATAGCGTTGCAGCTCCGGGCCGCCGCGGCCAAGGTGGGAATTCCGATTCAGTCGCAACCTCTGGAAGCGTCTTTGTTTTGGGACAAGCTCCGGTCTGGCTCCGTGGACTTATACCTGTTTACTATCACCGGCAACCCTTTCGTATACAACTTTGCCCCGATCCTGCATTCAAAGAGTATAGGAGCCGGCAACTACACGGGCTTTGGCACCGCCGCCAGCGACCAGCTTATTGAAGACATTGCGGGCGAAGCAGATGAAGCTCGTCAGGCGTTGCTCCTGCGGCGTTTTCAACGTCTGCTCCATGAAGAGAAGCCGCTCACCGTGCTATTCTTTCTTCGCTCCCGGCTAGCGGCTTCCCAGCGGCTTACCAATTTGCAGGTAACGGGGCTGCGGCCAGGCTACACGGCTACCGCCATCAAGGTGGCACCTGGGGGCGCCAAGTAA
- a CDS encoding BrxA/BrxB family bacilliredoxin, whose amino-acid sequence MATYPEYMVAPIRQDLTSAGFEQLMTPEEVDSVLNTQSGTVLLAVNSVCGCAAAKARPALKMAVSSSEKKPAKLVTVFAGMETEAVAKAREHMLPYPPSSPSIALFKDGELVHVIERHHIEGNDLMRIVDNLQGAFEEYC is encoded by the coding sequence ATGGCAACGTATCCTGAATACATGGTAGCTCCTATCCGCCAAGACCTCACGTCGGCTGGCTTCGAGCAACTGATGACCCCCGAAGAAGTTGATTCGGTTCTGAACACCCAGAGCGGCACAGTGCTGCTGGCCGTTAACTCGGTGTGCGGCTGCGCCGCTGCCAAAGCCCGCCCGGCCCTGAAAATGGCCGTATCGAGCTCCGAAAAGAAGCCTGCCAAGCTCGTAACGGTATTCGCCGGCATGGAAACCGAAGCCGTAGCCAAGGCCCGGGAGCACATGCTGCCCTACCCTCCTTCCTCGCCCAGCATTGCCCTGTTCAAGGACGGCGAGCTGGTGCACGTCATCGAGCGGCACCACATTGAAGGCAACGACCTGATGCGCATCGTCGACAACCTGCAAGGCGCTTTCGAAGAGTACTGCTAG